In a single window of the Acinetobacter sp. CS-2 genome:
- the thiO gene encoding glycine oxidase ThiO — MKIAIIGAGISGLLSALELVEQGCSVMIFDQQQAGKAASWAGGGILSPMYPWRYPQAVNQLAQYGKSLYLDWNKKLKLVSGIDFEIHESGMLIFDEADFESGLNYAEQFQEPMQQCEYLQQEQIEQLNPFIDAKFQHAIYFPQIANVRNPRLLQSMVAYLKQHPQVEFIEHCPIEQFNIANGQVQSIAAKNGKTYDADQFVITTGAWSQCWSEQLDLEIPVRPVQGQMVLFKTPANWLPTMCMNDVMYLIPRLDGHVVCGSSMADCGFDTTPTVATKQKILEACFEMVPELAAFPIEKQWAGLRPGSPTGIPYIGKIPEMKNLWANFGHFRNGLCMGPASAQLLRQLMLGQTPLVNPAAYSPARLKSEAELIVH; from the coding sequence ATGAAAATTGCCATTATTGGAGCAGGCATTAGCGGTCTGCTGTCTGCTCTAGAGCTGGTGGAACAGGGATGTTCCGTGATGATTTTCGATCAGCAGCAGGCAGGAAAAGCTGCCTCTTGGGCGGGTGGAGGGATTCTCTCCCCGATGTATCCGTGGCGCTATCCGCAAGCCGTAAATCAGCTGGCGCAATATGGCAAATCATTGTATTTAGACTGGAATAAAAAGTTAAAGCTTGTTTCAGGCATTGATTTTGAAATTCATGAAAGCGGTATGCTGATTTTTGATGAAGCTGATTTTGAAAGCGGTCTGAATTATGCCGAGCAGTTTCAGGAACCAATGCAGCAATGTGAATATTTACAACAGGAACAGATTGAACAGCTAAATCCTTTTATTGACGCCAAATTTCAACACGCCATTTATTTCCCCCAGATTGCCAATGTCAGAAACCCGCGCTTACTGCAATCCATGGTTGCCTATTTAAAGCAGCATCCACAAGTCGAATTTATTGAGCACTGCCCGATTGAGCAGTTCAATATCGCCAATGGCCAAGTGCAGTCCATAGCTGCTAAAAATGGCAAAACTTATGATGCAGATCAGTTTGTTATCACCACCGGCGCATGGTCGCAGTGCTGGTCTGAACAACTGGATCTTGAGATTCCAGTTCGTCCGGTTCAGGGACAGATGGTGCTGTTTAAAACCCCGGCAAACTGGTTGCCAACCATGTGCATGAATGATGTGATGTATTTAATTCCACGTCTAGACGGTCATGTGGTCTGTGGTTCCAGCATGGCGGATTGCGGTTTTGACACCACCCCAACAGTAGCAACCAAACAGAAAATTTTAGAAGCCTGTTTCGAGATGGTGCCCGAACTGGCAGCGTTCCCTATCGAAAAACAGTGGGCTGGTTTAAGACCCGGCTCCCCAACGGGTATTCCTTACATCGGGAAAATACCCGAGATGAAGAATTTGTGGGCCAACTTTGGACATTTCCGTAACGGCTTATGTATGGGGCCTGCCTCTGCACAATTGCTCAGACAGCTGATGCTGGGCCAAACTCCTCTCGTAAACCCAGCAGCTTATAGCCCTGCTCGTCTCAAATCTGAAGCAGAGTTAATAGTTCACTAA
- a CDS encoding NF038215 family lipoprotein: MKTLSVGLFVCVLLLLTACDAKDDYNKPKTEVRSMIIGGVPVHDQDYRLAPLGAREIQPIAQE; the protein is encoded by the coding sequence ATGAAGACGCTATCCGTGGGTTTATTTGTTTGCGTGCTGCTATTGCTGACAGCATGTGATGCGAAAGATGATTATAACAAGCCAAAAACCGAAGTTCGTAGCATGATTATTGGCGGTGTGCCGGTGCATGATCAAGATTATAGGCTTGCGCCGCTTGGCGCACGTGAAATACAGCCAATAGCTCAAGAGTAA
- the hemB gene encoding porphobilinogen synthase, producing the protein MTYTFNRPAFPATRMRRIRKNDQLRAMVRETQLTTDHLIYPVFVLPGQNQTQDIPSMPNVQRLSADLLLKKSERLLELGVSKLALFPVTPQEDKSLSAEAAWREDGLVQNTVRLLKKELPEMVLITDGALDPYTTHGQDGIIDDTGYVLNDETVECLIKQALSHAEAGADVVAPSDMMDGRIGAIRNALEANGHIYTNIMAYSAKYASSFYGPFRDAVGSSTNLKGGNKYNYQMDIGNRAEALHEIALDIQEGADMVIVKPGMPYLDIVREVKDTFGVPTFVYQVSGEYAMLAGAIQNGWLSDSVIIESLMSCRRAGADGIWTYFAEEAALKLKDMK; encoded by the coding sequence ATGACCTATACGTTCAATCGTCCAGCATTTCCCGCTACCCGCATGCGCCGCATCCGTAAAAATGACCAATTACGTGCCATGGTACGCGAAACCCAGCTGACGACCGATCATCTCATTTACCCAGTATTCGTCCTTCCGGGGCAGAACCAAACCCAAGACATTCCAAGTATGCCGAATGTACAGCGTCTGTCTGCCGATCTACTGTTAAAAAAATCCGAACGTCTACTGGAATTGGGCGTTTCTAAATTAGCGCTCTTTCCTGTTACTCCACAAGAAGACAAAAGTCTGTCCGCCGAAGCTGCATGGCGTGAGGACGGTCTGGTCCAAAATACCGTTCGCCTGCTAAAAAAAGAATTGCCAGAAATGGTGCTGATCACGGATGGCGCTTTAGACCCGTATACTACGCATGGTCAGGACGGCATCATTGATGACACAGGCTATGTACTGAATGATGAAACCGTTGAATGCCTGATCAAGCAGGCACTCAGTCATGCCGAAGCTGGTGCAGATGTGGTTGCGCCGAGTGACATGATGGATGGTCGGATTGGTGCTATTCGTAATGCGCTGGAAGCCAACGGTCATATCTATACCAATATCATGGCTTATTCAGCAAAATATGCTTCCAGTTTTTACGGTCCATTCCGTGATGCAGTCGGTTCATCGACGAACCTGAAAGGTGGCAACAAGTACAATTACCAGATGGACATCGGCAACCGTGCCGAAGCCCTGCATGAAATTGCCCTGGATATTCAGGAAGGTGCAGACATGGTGATTGTCAAACCGGGCATGCCTTATCTGGATATCGTCCGTGAAGTGAAAGATACCTTTGGCGTGCCGACTTTCGTTTATCAGGTCAGCGGTGAATACGCCATGCTGGCGGGTGCCATTCAAAATGGCTGGCTATCCGACAGTGTGATTATTGAATCACTGATGAGTTGCCGCCGTGCCGGTGCTGATGGCATCTGGACCTACTTTGCCGAAGAAGCGGCTCTTAAACTGAAAGACATGAAATAA
- a CDS encoding ABZJ_00895 family protein, translated as MVSLTRYFLWFFLFCFIFTCICGVLAALLPTGMGGILTIVPYLTAMILVLYKFLKQQRRAPTAQEQKKITLGFSLIFWGYNLAFLLLGIVLFAKNDPEVWQNFLLYLKNPQFMSMVLIMVLLIAIPLYLLTYWFYGKQAQRMAQKMFG; from the coding sequence ATTGTGTCATTAACCCGATATTTTTTATGGTTTTTTCTCTTCTGTTTTATTTTTACCTGTATCTGTGGTGTATTGGCTGCTTTACTGCCAACCGGCATGGGTGGCATTTTGACCATCGTGCCTTATTTAACAGCCATGATTTTAGTGCTGTATAAGTTTTTAAAACAACAACGACGAGCACCAACTGCTCAAGAACAAAAAAAAATTACTTTGGGATTTAGCCTGATTTTCTGGGGCTATAACCTGGCCTTTTTATTACTCGGCATTGTCCTTTTTGCCAAGAATGATCCCGAAGTTTGGCAGAATTTTCTTTTATATCTCAAAAATCCGCAATTTATGAGTATGGTGCTGATCATGGTTTTGCTGATTGCCATTCCACTTTATCTTTTGACCTATTGGTTTTATGGTAAACAGGCGCAGCGCATGGCGCAAAAAATGTTTGGCTAA
- a CDS encoding TIGR01777 family oxidoreductase, which translates to MQKACVLITGGSGFIGSHLLPYLLARDYAVVGLTRQKNKRSNHPDLTWIQHLDELKTDRIDYVINLAGESIGQGRWTAKRKQQLMKSRVETTQQLYRYLGKRQIFPKRIISGSAVGYYGIDPTEQWLETYTEQSAPQSIFMSELCQLWEQAALSFTQQKTKIIRLGIVFGKNGGILPRMLFPIKLNLVGRIGHGRQPVVWVHVQDVLRAIEFLMLNETEAQIFNLVSPEKVLQVQFVKTAAQVLKRKPVFFLPAFVLRWMLGEQSQLVLNGQYVASIALQEAGFEFKYPTLNSALEEILVNY; encoded by the coding sequence ATGCAAAAAGCATGTGTCTTGATTACCGGCGGCAGTGGTTTTATCGGCTCGCATCTGTTGCCTTATTTGCTGGCTCGTGATTATGCCGTGGTGGGGCTGACCCGCCAGAAAAATAAACGCTCAAATCATCCCGATCTGACCTGGATTCAGCATTTAGATGAGCTGAAAACCGACCGCATTGATTATGTCATCAACCTGGCTGGTGAAAGTATTGGACAGGGACGCTGGACAGCGAAAAGAAAACAACAACTGATGAAGAGCCGGGTAGAAACCACGCAGCAGCTCTATCGATACCTGGGAAAAAGACAGATTTTTCCAAAGCGGATTATTTCCGGTTCTGCAGTCGGATACTATGGTATAGATCCGACTGAACAATGGTTAGAAACATATACAGAACAGTCTGCACCACAGTCTATTTTTATGTCGGAATTGTGCCAGTTATGGGAGCAGGCAGCCCTCAGTTTTACGCAGCAAAAAACCAAGATTATTCGTCTTGGCATTGTATTTGGGAAAAATGGCGGAATTTTGCCGCGTATGTTATTCCCCATTAAACTGAATTTGGTGGGACGGATTGGACACGGGCGGCAACCCGTAGTTTGGGTGCATGTGCAAGATGTGCTGCGTGCCATCGAATTTTTAATGCTCAATGAAACTGAAGCACAAATATTTAATCTTGTGTCACCTGAAAAAGTCTTGCAAGTGCAGTTTGTCAAAACAGCGGCACAAGTTTTAAAACGTAAACCTGTGTTCTTTTTACCGGCTTTCGTTTTGCGATGGATGCTGGGTGAGCAGTCACAACTGGTATTAAATGGTCAATATGTCGCGTCCATAGCCCTGCAAGAGGCCGGTTTTGAGTTTAAATATCCGACCTTGAACAGCGCTTTAGAAGAGATATTAGTGAACTATTAA
- a CDS encoding thioesterase family protein, whose protein sequence is MVNETEKSWTGHIHFGSKVDIDVLLNQLCKAFNKSPFFQHNGMNMRVVDGQIEAHIDMQPYMIGNVAFQILHGGVAATILDSIGGIVAMGELYKKATPDDLPETIKKVSRLATVDMRVDYLAPGRGNSFTARAETLRLGRKGCTMRMTLVNDEGKAIATAIASYAY, encoded by the coding sequence ATGGTAAACGAAACAGAAAAAAGTTGGACCGGTCATATACATTTCGGCTCGAAAGTTGATATTGATGTATTGCTGAACCAGTTATGCAAGGCTTTTAATAAATCTCCTTTTTTTCAGCACAATGGCATGAACATGCGGGTGGTAGATGGGCAGATTGAAGCCCATATCGACATGCAGCCGTATATGATTGGCAATGTGGCATTTCAGATTTTGCATGGCGGTGTTGCGGCGACCATTTTAGACAGTATTGGCGGGATTGTGGCCATGGGGGAGCTGTACAAGAAAGCCACTCCTGATGATTTGCCCGAGACGATTAAGAAGGTATCCCGTTTGGCAACAGTTGATATGCGGGTCGATTATCTTGCACCGGGTCGCGGCAATTCTTTTACTGCACGTGCCGAGACTTTGCGTTTAGGTCGGAAAGGTTGCACCATGCGCATGACCTTAGTCAATGATGAAGGCAAAGCGATTGCAACCGCCATCGCTTCTTATGCTTATTAA
- a CDS encoding HlyD family efflux transporter periplasmic adaptor subunit encodes MTDVQITPPDAQQSEQVTDQQLKAKRKKALGFVALILILAVILYAIWTLFFNHSVDTDNAYVGAETASITSMVTGQVEQVLVSDTQTVKKGQLLVRVDQRDAEIALAAAKAELVKAQRQYKQTQANSSSLNSQIFVSDDAIHSAEAKVAEAKAEMDKAQDDLSRREKLSASGAISKEELSTAQSALNTAKAVYESAQAGLAQAKSSQKAAQSNLAANEALIRGANENSTPDVLVAQAKLKQAVLDVERTEIKAPFDGVVTRRNIQVGQRVAPGTVLMMVVPTSQLYVDANFKESQLEKVRPGQKAVLTSDLYGDSVEYHGTVQGFSGGTGSAFALIPAQNATGNWIKVVQRLPVRIKLDPKELAEHPLRVGLSMEAKIDLSSK; translated from the coding sequence ATGACAGATGTTCAAATTACGCCGCCAGATGCTCAACAGTCTGAACAGGTGACTGACCAGCAACTCAAGGCAAAACGAAAAAAGGCTTTGGGATTTGTGGCACTGATTTTAATCCTTGCTGTGATTTTATATGCCATCTGGACATTATTTTTCAATCATTCTGTCGATACCGATAATGCCTATGTAGGTGCAGAAACGGCCTCAATCACTTCTATGGTGACTGGACAGGTTGAACAGGTATTGGTCAGTGATACTCAAACGGTCAAAAAAGGTCAGTTGCTGGTTCGTGTTGATCAGCGCGATGCAGAAATTGCTCTTGCTGCAGCCAAAGCAGAACTGGTCAAGGCACAGCGTCAATATAAACAGACGCAAGCCAATAGCAGCTCACTGAATTCACAAATTTTTGTCAGTGATGATGCCATTCATAGTGCTGAAGCCAAAGTGGCCGAGGCCAAAGCTGAAATGGATAAGGCACAAGATGACTTAAGCCGTCGTGAAAAACTCAGTGCCTCTGGCGCCATTTCTAAAGAAGAACTCAGTACGGCACAAAGCGCACTGAATACCGCCAAAGCGGTTTATGAATCGGCTCAAGCCGGTTTGGCACAAGCTAAATCCAGCCAAAAAGCGGCACAAAGCAATTTGGCGGCCAATGAAGCACTGATTCGCGGCGCCAATGAAAATAGCACGCCTGATGTTTTGGTGGCACAGGCCAAATTAAAGCAGGCTGTGTTAGATGTGGAGCGTACTGAAATCAAGGCACCATTTGATGGCGTCGTGACACGCCGTAATATTCAGGTTGGTCAGCGTGTGGCACCGGGTACTGTCTTGATGATGGTGGTGCCGACCTCACAACTGTATGTCGATGCCAATTTTAAAGAAAGTCAGCTGGAAAAAGTCCGTCCCGGTCAAAAAGCAGTCTTAACCTCTGACCTGTACGGAGATTCAGTCGAGTATCACGGCACAGTACAAGGCTTCTCTGGCGGAACCGGTTCCGCCTTTGCATTGATTCCGGCACAAAATGCGACAGGTAACTGGATTAAGGTGGTTCAGCGCTTGCCGGTTCGCATCAAGCTTGATCCCAAAGAACTGGCTGAACATCCGTTACGGGTGGGGCTGTCTATGGAAGCGAAGATCGATTTGTCTTCGAAGTAG
- a CDS encoding LysE family translocator — MESFWILGSIAFALMLGAMSPGPTSIYVAKNSIGISRKHGLFTALGTGTGAAIFGLLAVLGLQAFLLAVPSAYLALKICGGVYLLWLAFKIIKHAKEPIESAPNSHTQMSLRRAFTTGLITQLSNPKIAIVLASIFTALLPKEIPTYYYFVLPLLCFFIDAAWCSLVAVALSAEKPRRVYLKFKAAFDRAAGGIMTLLGLKLIFGMK; from the coding sequence GTGGAATCATTTTGGATTTTGGGCTCAATTGCATTTGCTTTAATGTTAGGTGCAATGAGTCCTGGACCGACTTCGATTTATGTCGCTAAAAATTCAATTGGGATTTCACGCAAGCATGGTTTGTTTACCGCTTTAGGTACAGGCACAGGCGCTGCTATTTTTGGCTTGTTGGCCGTACTTGGATTACAGGCATTTCTATTGGCGGTGCCATCTGCCTATCTGGCTTTAAAAATCTGCGGTGGCGTATATCTACTCTGGCTGGCGTTTAAAATTATTAAACATGCTAAAGAACCGATTGAATCTGCCCCTAATTCACACACTCAGATGTCATTGCGCCGTGCCTTCACCACGGGCTTAATTACCCAGCTTTCCAATCCAAAAATTGCGATTGTGCTGGCCAGTATTTTTACCGCACTTTTACCCAAAGAAATTCCGACCTATTATTATTTTGTGTTGCCGCTACTGTGTTTCTTTATTGATGCAGCCTGGTGCTCACTGGTTGCAGTGGCCTTGTCGGCGGAAAAGCCACGTCGTGTCTATTTGAAATTTAAAGCCGCTTTTGACCGTGCTGCTGGTGGCATTATGACGCTGTTGGGATTGAAGTTAATCTTTGGGATGAAATAA